One genomic segment of Hordeum vulgare subsp. vulgare chromosome 2H, MorexV3_pseudomolecules_assembly, whole genome shotgun sequence includes these proteins:
- the LOC123427193 gene encoding probable serine incorporator, which produces MIKIQAPELYRDSGAYEARKRQSLRARYVYGLIFFATNLLAWFIRDYGAKLLGGLHHIPVCGAGDSKCFRSGGVLRVSLGCFIFFWLMFATTFGTRKLQGVRNSWHSGCWVLKFLVYVASIVTPFIIPNIFIQLYGEIARMGAGIFLILQLISMLHLISWCNKRWMPDPGSNQCGLFGLFLSTLSFIASFAGILVLYILYVPNSSCVFNIFTIIWTAVLVKIMMAVSLHSKVNEGLLSSGIMGSYIVFLCWSALHSEPRAGKCYTEMKIGKDGNWATIISFIIAICSIVSATFSTGVDSRSFQFRSNEIQLEEDVPYSYEIFHIVFAVGAMYFAMLFISWELNHPIARKWSIDVGWASTWVKIMNEWLAFCIYVWRLISPALLRKQSASANDEESAST; this is translated from the exons ATGATCAAGATACAAGCCCCGGAGCTGTACAGGGACAGCGGCGCGTACGAGGCGAGGAAGAGGCAGTCGCTCAGGGCGCGCTACGTCTACGGGCTCATCTTCTTCGCCACCAACCTGCTGGCCTGGTTCATCAGGGACTACGGGGCCAAGCTGCTCGGCGGACTGCACC ATATCCCGGTCTGTGGAGCAGGGGACTCCAAATGCTTCCGTTCTGGAGGGGTGCTCCGGGTTAGTTTGGGTTGCTTT ATATTTTTCTGGCTGATGTTTGCCACAACGTTTGGAACACGCAAGCTCCAGGGAGTTCGTAATTCGTGGCATTCTGGATGCTGGGTTCTCAAGTTTCTTGTGTATGTCGCGTCAATCGTCACCCCATTTATCATCCCTAACATATTCATCCAGCTCTATG GTGAAATTGCTCGAATGGGTGCCGG GATATTTCTCATTCTCCAGCTTATAAGCATGCTCCACCTCATATCATGGTGCAATAAACGTTGGATGCCAGATCCTGGATCAAATCAATG CGGCCTGTTTGGATTGTTCTTGTCAACGCTCTCCTTCATTGCCTCATTTGCCGGAATCCTCGTGCTATATATTCTGTACGTTCCAAACTCATCATGCGTGTTCAACATATTTACTATTATATGGACGGCAGTCCTAGTGAAGATAATGATGGCGGTGTCACTACACTCAAAG GTTAATGAGGGTCTTCTATCTTCTGGAATAATGGGCTCATATATTGTGTTCCTCTGTTGGTCTGCACTACACAG TGAACCACGAGCCGGAAAGTGCTACACTGAGATGAAAATTGGCAAGGATGGTAATTGGGCTACTATAATT AGCTTCATTATTGCGATTTGCTCCATTGTGTCGGCCACGTTTTCTACTGGAGTCGATAGTAGATCCTTTCAA TTTCGAAGCAATGAGATCCAGTTGGAAGAGGATGTCCCCTACAGCTACGAGATTTTCCACATTGTGTTTGCGGTGGGGGCTATGTATTTTGCAATGCTATTCATCAGCTGGGAGCTTAACCATCCAATTGCAAGAAA GTGGAGCATAGATGTTGGATGGGCAAGCACATGGGTAAAGATCATGAATGAATGGCTGGCATTTTGCATATATG TTTGGAGACTGATCTCCCCAGCCCTGTTGAGGAAACAATCTGCCAGTGCCAATGATGAAGAGTCTGCCTCCACATAA